The Candidatus Poribacteria bacterium DNA window ACTTGCTTTTATCTTATCTGTTAAAGCGAAAAGAGAATCTGAACTAAAGTTTAGGGATAGGTCTTGAATTTGATTCGGTTGGTCCTTGTCCAAAGTCATTTCCTAACATATTTCGATAAAAAATGGGCAATTCTTTCCCCTACTGCACCTCAGAGGTATGGAAAGCCTTGCCCTAAAAGTTCATGCCAAGATGTGCCTGCTTTTTGTTTTAGTATGAGACTAAAAATCTATGCACATTCTGTCGGGTAGAGCCTACCCCTCACGTGCCTGCTGGGTAGCCACTAACCCAAGTAAACTCAGGTTCGGGTACTTACGAATCGGGATGAAGTCCTTGTTCGGGAATGTCATTATTAGCTATCAGCATATCTCGATCAAAGATAAAGTCTTTCCGCGAACCACCGAGAACTTCGCCCTCTTTCTGTCTTTCTCTAAAGTATTGCGGGAGTGTAATTCCTGTCATCTGGATTGCATCTTCTGGACACGCTTCGACGCAATATCCACAGAAGATACAACGCAGCATATTGATTTCAAAAACTTCGGGATATTTTTCGCGTTGATAACCCTCTTTCGTTTTCCAGCCTTCGGGCGCAGGACCGCCCTGAATGGTGATACAATCTGCCGGGCAGGCTGTTGCACACATGAAGCATGCCACACATTTGACATTTTCTTCTGAATCTAAGGGCAGCTTATGAATACCACGATAGCGATCATTGCGCTCCTCAACACTACGTGGGTCTTCCGGGTACTGATAAGTAAATTTCCTCTTGGGAATATGTTTCAGTGTCGTGAGCATGCCCTTAATAAGTCCAGGGATATAAAGCCTATCCCAAAACGACATCTCTTCATTTACTCTCATAGAAACAGCGTCGCGGCTTTGATAGTTGAGCGAAAAATCTTTGCTGGAAAGCCGTTCTCCTTTCAATAGATAAAATTCAAATCGAATGGTAGCACAATTTCAATATTAATGCAACAACTATTTTTTCGATTGTCTCCTCGTGGGTGACAAATCTCCCACATCAATTACGACCATAGCACAATACTACCACCTCGACATGGGGTAATAGCAGTTACTCTCTTTGTAACCCTTCAGGAAACCCGTAGGGCGTACCAGTTCGGGGTACAGGTAATGGAAAGCTCTGCCCCCCTAAGTTTTGGAACATCTCATGTTTACCACATAACCATAGAAACATCTCTGCCACCTTCACTGCACTTCGGAATTGTTCAACAAGGCCAGCGGCGGGGCTTTCATAGTCAGCAGTAGCAAAATCAAAGTTAGGGTCAATCACCCAATCCCTTTTAGGTGGACTGGTTCTCCAATAGAAATACTTCAACAAGTTACGGGTTGCCGTTACAGTTGATGACGGGCGACGATGCCAGATATGATAGATTGTTATGAACACAGAGCCTGCGGGTGCATCAGTGTATACTGTGTTCTTGATATTTCCTAAATGCCCCATCAACCTCGACTTCTGCCGTACAAGATGTGTGCCGGGTACAATTTGCGTCGGTCCCATCTCTATCGGTGTGTCCTGTGGATAATAGAATACCTGAAGGAATTTTAATTCATGAGTATAGTTGTAGTTCCCATCAATATGCCAACCCGCAACTGATGCGATAGGACATTCCACACGATGGTTCACCATCTGGACTGGCAGATGGAAATCCTCGCCCAACAATGACCGCACAGCACCGGCAACTTCAGCATTCCTCATCACCCCTTCAACAAACCACTCCTCATATAAGATGTCATTCATATAGAGCAGATCAGGATGTGCATCACAATATTTCACAACACGCCGGTTAATCTCATCAGGCACAACTCCTTCAAGCCTGAGATACCCATTTTTTAGAAAATCAAGTACCTCTGTGTCTGATAAGGTCGGTTTGCAGTTATGTGTGCTAGGGTGAACCAATGCCTCCTCTGAAAAGGTATTCATAACTCAAATAGCCTCACATCATTACACTATAATTGGGAGCTTCTTCCGTAATCGCAATATCGTGCGGGTGACTTTCGCGATGACCGCTGCTCTGTATCCGAACAAACCGGCTTTCAATCCGCAATGATTCAATGTCCGGCGTACCACAGTATCCCATCGCAGCACGGAGACCTCCGATAAGTTGATAGACAAAATCACCCAACTGACCTTTGTAAGGCACCCGTCCTTCGATACCTTCAGGCACTAACTTCGCTAAAGATTCACTACTTTGAGAGTATCGTTCGCTACCGAGCCGTTCCTTCATAGCGGATAAAGAACCCATGCCCCGATGGATTTTATAGGTACGACCTTGATAGATAACCGTTTCGCCGGGACTTTCCTCCGTACCCGCAAGCAAACTCCCTATCATCACCGAACTCGCCCCTGCGCCGAGAGCCTTCGCAATATCACCTGAATACCGAATACCGCCATCAGCAATAACTGGAACGCCATCTTTGTCCGCCTCTTGTGCGCAATCGTACGCTGCCGTAATCTGCGGAATCCCTATTCCTGTGACAACACGGGTCGTACAGATTGATCCGGGACCCATGCCCACTTTAACGGCATCAACACCCGCGTCAATCAACTGGCGAGTTGCTTCAGCGGTTACAACATTTCCAGCAATCAGGTCCACATCGGGAAATTCTGCCTTAATCCGATGCACTGCATTGATCACATTTCGATGATGGCCATGCGCGGTATCTATTGATAATACGTCAACCTCCGCGTCAACCAGAAGCCCCACTTTTTCTAAATCCCAAGAAGGGCTAATTGCTGCACCAACCCTCAATCTCCCAGACTCATCCTTACAAGCTAAAGGATATTTTTCCACCTTGTCAATATCTTTGATTGTGATAAGTCCGCACAAGCGAAACTCCTCATCAACGATTGGGAGTTTTTCCTTCCGAATTTGGTGCAGAATCTGTTTCGCTTTTGCTAGCTCAATCCCAGGCGAGGCAGTGACCAACTGTTCGCTCGGTGTCATCAGTTCAGTCACAGGCAGATCGGGATCTTCCTCATATTTCAGATCGCGATTGGTGATTAGCCCAACGAGATAACCCTCTTTGGTTACAATCGGGATACCGCCGATGCGGTAACGGGCGGTCATTTCCAGCGCGTCACGAACCTTCTTATCGGGCGTCAAGGTAATCGGATCGATAATCATTCCGCTTTCTGAGCGCTTGACCTTATCAACCTCATTGACCTGCTGCTCAATGGGGCAGTTGTAATGGATGAGACCAATACCACCCTCTCGTGCCAAAGCAATCGCAAGGTCGGATTCCGTAACGGTATCCATCGAGGCACTGCAAATTGGAATATTGAGGCGAATACGGCGGGTCAACTGCGTACTTGTATCAACCGCACTCGGCAGAATGTTTGATTCACCAGGGATTAATGAAACATCATCAAATGTCAGTGCAACCTTGGAAAATTTGGGTGGCATTGCATCGGAAATTTTTGTGTCCATTAGGAGTGCCTCCTTAATAATGTAATTAGGTGAACCAAAGATGTTAAATCTTGAAGAATAGATAGGTACAAAGGGGGAGGACAATTATTGAAGTAAGATGTTATCACATCATGAGCATATTGTCAAAAAAAATCCCTATTCCTACGTACCTACAAATTTTCTACACATACAGGAGTTACGCAAATTTAGTACACAAGGGGTAGATTTTTGATTTTTAACCCCCTAAATCCCCAACTCCCCTGACAAGG harbors:
- a CDS encoding NADH-quinone oxidoreductase subunit I, translated to MRVNEEMSFWDRLYIPGLIKGMLTTLKHIPKRKFTYQYPEDPRSVEERNDRYRGIHKLPLDSEENVKCVACFMCATACPADCITIQGGPAPEGWKTKEGYQREKYPEVFEINMLRCIFCGYCVEACPEDAIQMTGITLPQYFRERQKEGEVLGGSRKDFIFDRDMLIANNDIPEQGLHPDS
- the guaB gene encoding IMP dehydrogenase; its protein translation is MPPKFSKVALTFDDVSLIPGESNILPSAVDTSTQLTRRIRLNIPICSASMDTVTESDLAIALAREGGIGLIHYNCPIEQQVNEVDKVKRSESGMIIDPITLTPDKKVRDALEMTARYRIGGIPIVTKEGYLVGLITNRDLKYEEDPDLPVTELMTPSEQLVTASPGIELAKAKQILHQIRKEKLPIVDEEFRLCGLITIKDIDKVEKYPLACKDESGRLRVGAAISPSWDLEKVGLLVDAEVDVLSIDTAHGHHRNVINAVHRIKAEFPDVDLIAGNVVTAEATRQLIDAGVDAVKVGMGPGSICTTRVVTGIGIPQITAAYDCAQEADKDGVPVIADGGIRYSGDIAKALGAGASSVMIGSLLAGTEESPGETVIYQGRTYKIHRGMGSLSAMKERLGSERYSQSSESLAKLVPEGIEGRVPYKGQLGDFVYQLIGGLRAAMGYCGTPDIESLRIESRFVRIQSSGHRESHPHDIAITEEAPNYSVMM